CGTAATGCTAACTGACTTGACTCATACCAGAATGAATAGTTACCGGTGTACAATTGAATTTTACTAAAATCGATATCAGCAACGTGTGTACATACCGCATCCAAGAAGTGACGGTCGTGGGAAATTACAATAACTGTATTTTGAAAATCGGCCAAGAAGTTTTCTAACCACCCAATGGTTTCAACATCAAGGTCGTTGGTAGGCTCATCGAGTAATAAAATATCAGGATTGCCAAACAAAGCCTGAGCCAACAATACACGAACTTTTTCGTTACCGTTTAGCTCGTTCATTAATTTAAAATGAAGTTCTTCTTTAATGCCTAATGAACTTAATAACGAACCAGCATCACTTTCAGCGTTCCAGCCTTCCATTTCAGCAAATTCTCCTTCAAGTTCTGAGGCGCGGATACCGTCTTCTTCGGTAAAATCAGCTTTCGCATAAATTGCATCTTTCTCATGCATAATATCCCAAAGCTTTTTGTTACCCATCAATACAGTGTGCAACACCTGACACTCATCAAACTCAAAGTGATTTTGTTTTAAAACCGACATGCGTTCGCCGGGAGTAATGAACACTTTTCCGGTAGTAGGATCAATCTCTCCAGAAAGGATTTTCATGAAAGTTGACTTACCGGCGCCATTGGCTCCAATTACGCCATAGCAGTTTCCATGCGAGAATTTAACATTTACTTCCTCAAATAGAACACGTTTTCCGTATTTCAGTGATAAATTCGATACTTCAATCATGGCGCAAAGGTCCTAATTTTCAGCAAGAAAAACTAGTTTTATTTTTATTACTTTCTGATTTATAGTCTACCCAAATTTTTTTTCAATAAAATGTAACAGTTAAAAATCGCTGAAATCATTCATTAATATGAAAGCACGTAGGTTAATAGCTAAAAGAAACATAAATCACTCATCTATAAATATTTAAGAAAAACAATAAGATCGCATTATAACTTGTTTAAATGTTTAGTAGTTCATAGTTTTATGAACTATTAAAATAAAGATGGATAAAAAGATATTTCAACTCCATGCTGATGTCTGCAAAGCATTAGGCAACCCTTTGCGTATTGAGGTTATTAATTTGCTTGAGAATAAAGAGCTGTGTTTTACTGATCTATTAGAAATAACCGGAGGACTTAAGTCTAATCTCTCACAACATCTTTCAGTTATGACCAAGAAGGGCATTTTAAAAGTCAGGAGAGAAGGGCAGTGCAATTACTATTCATTAGCTTCATTAAAAGTAGCCCAGGCATGCAGGTTAATGCGTGAAGTTTTAATAGAAAACCTCAAAAATCAAAAGGAACTCTTAGAAAAGCTTTAATATTCATCTCTAATTTTAATTCATGGATAACATCAAACTAGGTTTAAAGGAAAACTGGCAACAGTTTACAATACTGGTTATCATTAACGGATTTGTAGGCGGAATGGTAGGATTAGAGCGATCTATTCTTCCACAAATTGCCGAAAAAGAGTTTGCAATTGCTGCAAAAACAGCCATTCTTTCATTCATTATTGTATTCGGTATTATAAAAGCTATTACAAATTATTTCGCCGGTACATTAGCCAATAAATTTGGAAGGAAAAATCTACTGGTTGCGGGCTGGTTCATTGGAATTCCAATTCCTTTTATATTAATGTATGCTCCCGATTGGAATTGGATAATAGGCGCTAATGTATTGTTAGGGATAAACCAAGGACTAACATGGTCAAGTACAGTGGTAATGAAAATTGACCTTGTGGGCGAAAAACAAAGGGGCTTTGCAATGGGCTTAAATGAATTTGCCGGCTATCTTTCCGTTGCACTTGTTGCTTTTTTAACCGGATGGATTGCAGGAAATTATGGAATTAGGCC
Above is a window of Solitalea lacus DNA encoding:
- a CDS encoding ArsR/SmtB family transcription factor; amino-acid sequence: MDKKIFQLHADVCKALGNPLRIEVINLLENKELCFTDLLEITGGLKSNLSQHLSVMTKKGILKVRREGQCNYYSLASLKVAQACRLMREVLIENLKNQKELLEKL